The genomic region TGCCTCCACCCAGTCCATGGGGACGTGCTGCGATATAATCGTACTGGATTATTGGAACAACGCCCTGTATTACCTACTTCATGTCATCGTTAAAGTAATAACTTCGATACACTATTTGTACCTATGACCAGCTATCAATTGACGTCTTGTGGCTTTAATTAATTGATCTATCTGACTTGTATTATTACATTGTTGTTCTTGAATTGCGTGTTTAGATTAATCATAAGCAATTTCCTTATTCTTAGCTTATTTGCCACGTTTTATATAGGTAGCTAACTAGCCATTACTtcgtatttaaaatcaattaacgtCATGAAACTTTATTGGTAAGTATGTAAcgattagtaaaatataattgaatttacAACTTAGTATTTAATCTACTTTATAGACGACTAGAGTTAGGTAAATGATAAAGTAGTGGGCATTGTGATAACGGGTGCAGTTTTACGAGGCGAGGCCAAAGCGCAGGGCGTGACGGCTGCCGTGACTGAAGGCAGTcgcgcacgaaaaaacatacCGTGCAGAACTATACCTACACTGTTACTGTTGTACGtctaatttattacttaaacaataaatatattttaattgcccTTGAATTTACGATAGATTCAACTGAAATGCCGTCTTTTTATGGTCGATAAAAATAAGACATTCGCAAGGCAGAGATGAACACAACTacgtacattatttgaattgaatttatttgtaaaagcCATTTACTATTGTGAGTCAAtacaagtttaaataaaatagccAAGGACATTCTTTCATATAGCAAGGTCGCTGGATATATAATAGCTACCTATTTAACATTGAATCTGTAGCTCTATTGTAATTCACGGTGCACTTTATCTACCAAAAcatttaggtacttaattcAATTCGTCTTCGTTGTAATAGTCACagttgacttaatttcaaaatgatatcattaaattgttttatcggaccacatttatattatgtatcgtTACTTCGACTCTAACCagtcataaattttaatctttgTTTCATCTCGTTAAGCCGTAGAGCATTTAGAAACATAAAcgctaaataaaaaagtttatgcCTAAAAAGAGTTGTGCATGTATCTTAAtcgattatttataatagaaatCGATTTGTCACAAAAAATCAATGATGAAACACTAAACATTTACTCGTAAATTGATTTTACGCTTTTTTGACGTACTTAATCTTAGTACCTACATGACTATATATTTTGTGTAggtataagtacctacaatataACAAGGCCCCTTATGGACcattataacttttaaataaatattcaaatggaccgttataacattaaaataatattcaaaaagaTAATTGTTTTCATGAacaagtattatatttattatattatttgcataaGAATCTCTAAAACTTACCTATTTTGAAACCAGACTTGCACTACTCTCATATCCAGGCCCGTATCTTGCGCTAGTTGTTCCCTCACATGCCTCGCTGGTTTGGGACTACTGCTGTATGCACTTTTAAGGGTTTCTAACTGCTTTGCTGTTATCGTTGTTCGTGGTCGCTTGCTGGCTGCATCTCCGTCTAGAGAACCTTCACCTGTTTAACAGtgactttattaattttagttctcataaaaagaaaatagcatAAGTACGAAGCTGCACTTTAAATAGATGTAAGTATCTTGATTGTATGCATTTTATAAAACGCCCGAGTCCAATAAAAGTAAGTTTTTTTGTTGTAGTAGTGTACGTGCGTAAATGAAAAGGTCAACAACATTGAGAACATACATAGAAAAACAGGAGGAATAAAGAAGGCGCTGAAAGAAATGAATCACAAAAAGGACTGGATTccaaatatgaaaaataaaaacaatgcaAAGACCACTAAAAGACTAGAAATACTAGGTATCGCTACGGAATATTgtcaaaatttatacaaaagcaATATAAAGGAACAAAGAATAAAGGTATATAACTCAGAAAACCAAGAAGAGATTAAACCAATTTTGAAggaagaaacaataaaatctaTCGAAACACAAAAAGTAGATAAAGCACCTGGATCAGACTTAATCACAAATGAAATACTAAAAACTACATTACCAGTGTTAGCACCAATACTTACAGATTTATTCAATGAAATCCTCGAAACGGAAATCATTCCGGAGGACTGGACCAAATCGACAATTATACTGTTACATAAGAAGGGAGACAAAGGTGatataaaaaactatagaCCGATCAGCTTaatgtcaaatatttataaaatattttctaaaataatattaaacagaaTTACCAATACACTAGATGAAAACCAACCTAAGGAACAAGCTGGTTTCCGAAGTAAATTCTCAACCTTAGATCACATACATACTCTACGACAGGTTTTACAGAAATATAgagaatataacaaaacatattacatTGGATTCGTTGATTTTAACAAAGCGTTCGATACCTTGGAACATGAATTTATATGGGACGCTCTAAAGAAACAAGGGatacatgcaaaatatataagaataattaaaaacgtaTACACAGCGAGCACAGCACAAATTAAACTTGAATCTACTGGCAACGAATTTCCTATTCAAAGAGGTGTACGCCAAGGAGATCCTATATCACCGAAGTTATTTTCAGCAGTGCTGGAGATGATTTTCAGAAATCTTGACTGGACCGAAAATGGCCTCAATATAAATGGAGAAAATCTCAACCACCTGCGCTTCGCGGACGATTTAGTCAAGGGCGGATCCAGCTTTAGTGCCAGGGGGGGGTCACATAGTCGTGGTCAATTTACAAAagctatattttgataatctAATTGATAcgtagattaaaaaaaaacggtcaagtgcgagtcggattCGCGAACCAAGGGTTCcgtacaaacatttttaattttaaatttatgctttttgcaaattttcctttatctgtgttataagaCGTAACTTTCTACAAAATATCAAGATTTTGTGTTCATgggaagtaccctgtaggttttgattcccggCGACACTTGAGAATGTTGATAAGCATGAAATGTATGTTTTAGCTATGTGGCCACACTTTATGGGCTATGTGGCctgaattaaatgaattttatttattattatttatttagcaatTTTTCATCCATCTGTGCTGACATTGCTtttaaccaaatttcaagactcGTGTTCACGGGAAGTACCTACTACAATATAgattttgattcccttgccgataatgtcgaaatttgcgataattttcagcataaacggctgcatcttttgattgcgttggcttataagtttgattttttcacagcttTAAGGAACCGTAGATTTGATTATTCGGTATAAATTTTAGATTGATACCTCCACGCGTTCttgagaaaaagggtcttgacaggCAGACAAACTTGAAAATTGTTcaagatatatttaattaaaaaatatatttttttttgcaattattCCTGTATCTGTACTATAAGATGTTATTTCGTACCTAATTTCAAGATTCTGAGTTTACggaaagtaccctgtaggttttgcgTTTTGATacccttgcgaatgtcgaaatttgcgaaatttTTCGGCATTTACGGCTGTATCTTCTGATTCGTTGACAtagaagtttgattttattatagcttAAAGGTAACATAGACTTGAGTTTTTGGCatgaatatcaatttaatacatgtAAGCGTTCATGAGTAACAGGGTtgttataagtttaattttttttttaatatttttttttataataatctaagTAAAAATTCGTGTTTTTCGCAATTAGTAAACAAAGTCGTTTTTTCTGtgcctatgtccctttgtatgattaaatctttaaaactacgcaacgaatttttacgcggtttttttaaagatagagtgattcaagaggaatagtatataatttataaggttttagacaaagcgggcgaagccgcgggctagCTAGTCTGCGTTATAAGATGGTACATTGTACTACATTTCATGACTCTGTGTACTCGGGAACTACCCTGTAGGCTTTGATTTCCTAGGGAGTGTCGAATTTTGCGAAAAATTTCAGCATTTACAGCTGCATCTTTTGATTGCATTGGCTTATACGTTTGAATTTTTCACAGCatcaagggaccgtagaccGTAGGATTTCGACATTAGCAAAGGATACCTGCAGGGAGCACCCGCCACCCTGTCCCGTAAACACAAAGTCTTGAAATTGAGTTAAAAAGTATCGTCTTATAGCACAGATGTAGGAATAACTGCAAAAAccctaattatttaattaaataaaataaaaatatatttttttaaataattttaaactaacaATCCCTTTACTCATGAAGGTCTAcatgtattaaattgttattcaCATCAGAACTCAGGTCTATAATAACTTAAATctgttatttaattcaaattctaTGTCAACGCAATCTTAAGAAAAAGCAAATAGAGCCTCATACCTATTCTGTAACTAGCAACTActtgcaagggaatcaaaacctacaagGTACTTCCCGTGAACACAGTCTTGAAATTTGGATAAAAGCAACGACTTATAGCAcaagataaagaaaaaattgctttaaataaaatcgtaAGATAcaacctattaaaaaaataggtttgcTCGGAGCCCTCGGAGCGGTCGAGTCCGACTCACACTTGGCCGATTTTTTGTAgtaattttctattgtttattaaaaaaaaaagctatTTTATGTCTTATCCACGAACTGGGATATTTCGATATTTGAGGTTTTGTGTGAAAAGTGTGCAAAAGTtgtagtaaaaaaattaataacctaCTATAACTTTACTCCGCAGTTATACTTAGgttttttcaaaaatcgatAAACCTGTTTTTTGCCCTTGAATCACGACCACAGGTCGACCCTAATTAACTTTTCCtctaatttttgttatattctcTTCCGTTTGTAATTGATTTacctaattgttttatattacttttatgtaaAGTCAATAAAACATCATGTTGAACAGTATTAagttgtaaatttaaaaaagagtatATTAAATTAGTGGTCCACTTAGGTCGAGGACCTAGCCCAGGGGGGGGTCATGACCCCGTGACCCCCCACCTGGATCCGCGCTTggatttagttttattatcaGAAGATGCAGGAACCCTGGGTGTAATGATGCAGCAACTATCGGATGAAAGTGCTAAGGCAGGACTGACAATGAACTTAACTAAGACCAAAATTATGACGAATTCTCAACGAACAGTAACAAACGAACGAATAACAGTAAACAATGAAGAAATAGAATTTGtaaatgaatatatatatttggGCCAACTTATATCGACAGTGGATTGCatgaataaagaaatagaacgaagaattaataatacttGGAAACGGTTTTGGTCTCTACGGGAAATAATGAAGAATAAAGATATGCCTATGAAAGGAAAAAAGAAAGTGTACGAAATATGCATTATGCCATGCTTACTTTACGGGTGCCAGACATGGGCGTTAACAGATTTACAGgaacataaattaaaagtcTGCCAAAATTCAATGGAACGTGTATTCTGggtataaaactaaaagatAGAGTGAAATtagaagaaattaaaaataaaactaaatttaaacaTGCACTCACAACCTACAGACAGCTGAAATGGCGTTGGACAGGACATATGTTTAGAGAAAGTAGAGAGAAATGGACTAAGTTAGTAACGGAATGGTATCCAAGAGATAGCAAAAGGAATAGAGGTAGACAAAGCAAAAGATGGGAAGAtgaatttaagaaaatagCTGGTCCTGTATGGACCCGCTTAGCAAAAGATAGAAATATATGGAAATCTTTAGAGGAGGCCTTTGTCGACAGACAAGCTGTTCCTTAAACACCCTGTTGccgattttataaataaaaattagaataaGTAGAATTAACTTAGTTTTTAAGAAATTGgcatgtaataatttaagaaaataacagCAATAAaggctattttattttatttatttatttatttagtgtaCGTGCAACCGGACAATCCATAATGggataggtatacctactggCTACTACTGAAACACTGATCAAGGGAAATCTACTTCTAGGGCAACGTACAACGAACCTTTAGCCCTCGCGGCTTCATAGTCCGGCTTGCACACGAGCTTCCCGTCTTCCATCAAGTAGAATTCATCACCAGTGTTGAGCGTCCTCGCACAGGCTGCACACGCGAAGCACCGCAGATGGTAGACATGGGACTGCGCCCGCCGCACCACCTGTGTCGGCGGGATGCCTTGGCCGCAGCCTGCGCATTTTGTGCCAAACCGCCTGGGACAACAGCCGCAATCAAAACAACATTATCAACGTGAAACGCAttataaatagttaacaatACATTTTAGACTTTTCGTAAATAATTGACTAATTAACTTCAGCCAGTGGCTTTATCAATATTAGACGGATACAAGTAAACTTAGCGCCAGACTAAAAATACTCATTTCTTTCCCTTCACAACTTGTTTACTATTACATGTTACAACTGTGTTGAATAAGTAGCATTTTCGTTGTGAAACTTAATAGGTCTGAAAATCAatcgtttttatataaaagagtaacaaatataggtatttaagtACTGCTAAGTGCTATCTGCTCGttgttttttaagtttataatagAGACAACCAAAACTATACACTCCAATTACGTTATCTAccaatctattaaaaaaacaactaaTATACAGAGGCTTACTTGAAGAAGTCTTCAGTGCAGTACAACTGGTTGTTCCTTGCAAAGCATTTCCCGGATAACATTGCCCTGCACTCAACACAGCGAAGACACCCAGCGTGCCACGTCCGGTCTGACACCTTCAGCACGTACCGGTCTACTATCATCTCGTGACAGCCACCGCATTTTGGAATACTGGCTGTTGACAAGGTGatgctattttaaaaatgtatcgtGCTTTATCTTAGAGGTAAGAAGAGGCAGGAAGATGAGAAATAGGCAGCAATAGTGAGAATTAGTAGATTCGCATTTGTGTTTTGGGCAAAATTAGTATAAGTTGcaatttaggtaggtaggtactaaaagAAGTTACTCATTTAGTCATCTAGATATTGTTTTGAGAAGCAAATAGATAatacaattatgtatttgCTAGTCTACTGGTTCTGAAAGCAGTTTCTACATAGATAGTAGGTATACTTAGTTATTAGTCATAGTTTACCTATACCTAGGTAAAAGTATACCTATTCACCATTTGtagatattatctatacatataataaatctgtagaagggtcaattctgtaggtacattgaaaatattgaaaaaataaatagcagggggtgttactggatcgataccaaacccaaatatgtgattaaaaaaatttttgtctgtctgtctgtctgtctgtctgtctgtctgtctgtctgtctgtctgtctgtatgtgaaggcatcacgtgaaaactagcggttcgatttcgatgaaacttggtataattataccttattatcctgggcgtaaaataggatactttttatcctggaaaaatacgtagaaaaaaattaatcttaatttttcagttttatccatagacgttgttccgtagaaccgcgaacacacgttgcgtattattataggcctagccgtatttgggaattgggtccaatagatatttataagatgttattgacagaggtactgaaaatggagaaataaccatccacgcgaagaccgacatccgcgcggacggagtcgcgggcggaagctagtaatgaaATAGTTTTCTTTCTTAGTGtcaattcttttttaatttacc from Colias croceus chromosome 3, ilColCroc2.1 harbors:
- the LOC123705869 gene encoding LIM/homeobox protein Lhx3 isoform X4; the encoded protein is MYVDHVVSVLCEHFSSIPKCGGCHEMIVDRYVLKVSDRTWHAGCLRCVECRAMLSGKCFARNNQLYCTEDFFNPRRFGTKCAGCGQGIPPTQVVRRAQSHVYHLRCFACAACARTLNTGDEFYLMEDGKLVCKPDYEAARAKGEGSLDGDAASKRPRTTITAKQLETLKSAYSSSPKPARHVREQLAQDTGLDMRVVQVWFQNRRAKEKRLKKDAGRTRWSQYFRSMKGSGGGSPRHDRLLDKDELKIDLDSFSHHELSNDSYSTAAMGGEDSSPAGGVGGGARFGATPPYLRAHSPPHAHYHYPPDHLVYTNIGQAMGGGLGTGTGGASDMSSSSSPAAGGYPDFPPSPDSWLGEPHHYSPRGYP